In one window of Helianthus annuus cultivar XRQ/B chromosome 17, HanXRQr2.0-SUNRISE, whole genome shotgun sequence DNA:
- the LOC110921163 gene encoding uncharacterized protein LOC110921163 has product MSTTATTAAVKRKFPPPCWTRDEALVLIQAYRERWYALHRAFLKNPDWDAVAEKVTTSCPDVTPPKTSAQCRHKMEKLRQRHRAEKLRASSFPGGRFFSSWFYFEAMEAMENGPDEKPAINDHDQTNSEIGTGIPVSEHPGLNPGRGIRFKPSHVQGLVTLASNPTNYNPGRTIPVSSHTYVNTNNWVDHNPNHNHNQSQEDDTEDGYLVDSGINETRKNYKHSAYTGRMNPPVFSGVPRKFREVDEDGEMWVKVARKSGVSQGRKRGDGGIRDVVASIKLLGDGFMKVEKMKIDMVLEIERMRMETEMKRNQLILDSQKQIVDAFVKGLVETRKLARGETVAEL; this is encoded by the coding sequence AtgtccaccaccgccaccaccgccgccgtCAAACGCAAATTCCCACCACCATGCTGGACCCGCGACGAAGCCCTCGTCCTCATCCAAGCCTACCGTGAACGCTGGTACGCCCTCCACCGTGCCTTTCTAAAAAACCCCGATTGGGACGCCGTCGCTGAGAAAGTCACCACCTCCTGCCCCGATGTCACCCCGCCCAAAACCTCCGCCCAGTGCCGCCACAAGATGGAGAAACTCCGCCAGCGCCACCGTGCCGAAAAGCTACGCGCCTCCTCCTTCCCCGGCGGCCGGTTTTTCTCCTCTTGGTTCTATTTCGAAGCCATGGAAGCCATGGAAAACGGACCCGATGAAAAACCCGCAATCAATGATCATGATCAAACCAATTCAGAAATTGGAACTGGGATCCCGGTTTCGGAGCATCCGGGTTTGAACCCGGGTCGTGGGATCCGGTTTAAACCTTCACATGTTCAAGGTTTGGTAACTTTAGCTTCTAACCCCACCAATTATAACCCGGGTCGGACCATACCTGTTTCAAGTCACACTTATGTGAATACCAACAATTGGGTTGATCACAATCCTAATCATAATCACAATCAAAGTCAAGAAGATGATACCGAAGATGGGTATCTTGTCGATTCGGGTATCAACGAAACCCGTAAGAATTATAAGCATTCGGCATACACCGGTCGGATGAACCCGCCGGTTTTTTCGGGTGTTCCGAGAAAGTTTCGAGAAGTCGACGAGGACGGCGAAATGTGGGTTAAGGTGGCTAGGAAGAGTGGTGTTAGTCAGGGGAGGAAGAGGGGGGATGGTGGGATTCGTGACGTGGTGGCGTCGATTAAGTTGTTGGGTGATGGGTTTATGAAAGTTGAGAAAATGAAGATAGATATGGTTCTAGAGATTGAGAGGATGCGGATGGAGACGGAGATGAAGCGGAACCAGTTGATCTTGGATTCGCAGAAGCAGATTGTGGACGCGTTCGTGAAGGGGTTGGTTGAGACTAGGAAGCTCGCAAGAGGAGAGACAGTCGCGGAGTTGTAG
- the LOC118489220 gene encoding glutathione S-transferase T3-like has product MHPFRPPFGVPARPANPNTTQPQTPFNLQDMDPSFLTYAAFLSGAPPFVPPTFGYGQAGGSQPSQPEAEPDVEVVPETQPEPVQETSKRGKRSHKKKDKDAPRRTKNIIKWTKEEEYTLTRAYVDISEDEETANFQTGPVFWDRVRALFFSTWGQGEHRDKDSISSKWTDINNKCHSFQEVFQRNYDNRPSGEGDVGVLTKSLEEFERTKGPFAYYKCWELLRKSPKWAVVNPMTSSSRRRAKRSKTSSSVDPSTPTSDARNVDLNEAVDEGIQEELARPAGRRKGAGKKTLESSSDLELKDDFEEMNRRLQDIRDLGHQRYEIMKERMAETKKFNEMQEARQMEKDIDRPPTNTTLRFQQVADIE; this is encoded by the exons ATGCATCCTTTCCGCCCTCCTTTTGGTGTCCCCGCTAGACCCgcaaacccgaacacaacccaaccgcaaacGCCATTcaaccttcaagacatggaccctAGCTTTTTAACTTACGCGGCTTTCTTAAGTGGCGCCCCTCCGTTTGTTCCTCCAACTttcggctatggtcaagccggcgggtctcaaccgtcacaacccgaagccgaacccgatgtggaagtcgtaccggagacgcaacccgaaccggtgcaagaAACATCGAAACGCGGCAAAAGGTCGCATAAGAAAAAGGATAAGGACGCACCGAGgcgtacaaaaaatataatcaagtggacgaaggaagaggaatacacgttgactcgggcgtatgtcgacatttcggaggacgaagagacgg caaactttcaaacgggtccggttttttgggatagggttcgtgcactcttctttagcacgtggggtcaaggcgaacatcgggacaaagactcgatttctagcaaatggaccgacataAACAACAAGTGTCATTCATTTCAAGAAGTCTTccaacgtaactacgataatCGCCCGAGTGGTGAAGGTGACGTGGGGGTTTTAACGAAGAGTTTGGAGGAGTTCGAAAGGACAAAAGGCCCTTTCGCCTACTACAAGTGTTGGGAGCTACTtcgaaaaagtccaaagtgggcggtagttaacccaatgacgtctagtagtagacgtcgggctaaaaggtcaaaaacatcatcctccgttgacccgTCAACTCCGACATCGGATGCCCGCAATGTTGATTTAAACGAGGCGGTGGACGAGGGCATTCAAGAAGAGTTGGCCCGACCCGCCGGTAGAAGAAAGGGAGCCGGGAAAAAAACGctcgagtcgtcttccgatctcgagttaaaggatgatttcgaggagatgaaccgtcgtctccaagacattcgagatctcggccaccaacgttatgaAATTATGAAGGAACGAATGGCCGAAACAAAAAaatttaacgagatgcaagaggcgaggcaaatggaGAAGGACatcga CCGCCCACCCACCAACACCACGTTAAGATTTCAACAAGTTGCCGATATTGAATAA
- the LOC110921207 gene encoding disease resistance response protein 206-like has product MRSKHQLSTLFLTIFLLLILGCNASPPRKSIRSRRPCKEMVFYFHDIIYNGKNSKNATSAIVGAPAWGNHTILANQNHFGNVVVFDDPITLDNNLHSPPVGRAQGFYIYDKKEIYTAWLGFSFVFNSTAHKGSINFAGADPLMNKTRDISVIGGTGDFFMTRGVATIMTDSFEGEVYFRLRVDIKLYECW; this is encoded by the coding sequence ATGAGATCCAAACATCAACTTTCAACTCTTTTCCTAACAATCTTCTTATTGCTCATTTTAGGATGTAACGCTTCACCACCGAGAAAAAGTATCCGGTCACGCCGTCCTTGTAAGGAAATGGTGTTCTACTTCCACGACATTATATACAACGGCAAAAACTCCAAGAATGCAACTTCCGCCATTGTGGGTGCACCTGCATGGGGTAATCACACAATTTTAGCGAATCAGAACCATTTTGGAAATGTGGTTGTGTTTGATGATCCCATAACGTTAGACAATAACTTGCACTCGCCCCCTGTTGGACGAGCACAAGGGTTCTATATCTATGACAAAAAAGAAATCTATACCGCATGGCTTGGATTCTCATTTGTCTTCAATTCCACTGCCCATAAGGGTAGCATTAACTTTGCAGGGGCTGACCCTTTGATGAACAAGACGAGAGACATTTCAGTTATTGGTGGAACGGGTGATTTCTTCATGACTAGAGGTGTGGCTACTATCATGACCGACTCGTTTGAGGGGGAGGTTTACTTTAGACTTCGTGTTGACATTAAATTGTACGAGTGTTGGTAA